The sequence below is a genomic window from Paenibacillus silvisoli.
AATAAAATGAAAAGCTACGGCATGGATGACGGCCTTACCGAGAAGCGGTGGCTGGAGGAGCAGCTGCGGCTGGCCAAACAAGACTTGGAGGACACCGTTCGCAAGCAGCAAGGGATGACCTTCAAGTTCCGCAAAGTGAATGGACATTTCGTACATACGCTATGCGACGGCGAATTGCTGTACCGGATGGGCTTTACGCCTGCCCATATCATCGGGAAGGAACTGAACGCGTTCTTCGCGGGCGGTCAAGCCGATTTGACGTACGACAACTATTTGAAAGCGTGGCAAGGCGAAGCCCAGGTTACGTTTGAGAAAGAAGTAAACGGATATTGCATCATTTGCACCCTGCGTCCCATCAAGCGGGGCGGTAAAGTGGTGGAGGTCATCGGCAACGCCATCGATATCACCGAACGCAAACGGATGGAAGAAGAGCTGCGGGCTACAAAGGATCAGCTGGAATCGTTCTTCAAGCATACCTCCGATGCGATCGCGGTAGTCGGCAAGGACAAATTGATGCGCCGCGTGAACGCGGCGTTTACCGAACTATTCGGCTGGACGGCCGAACAGCTTGTCGGTCAGCCGATCCCGATTATTCCCGAGCCGCTTAAGTCTGAAATCTTCTCCTTAATCGATCAAGCGTTTGACGGTCAAGGCACGTCCAACTACGAAACGGTCCGACATTGCAAAGACGGCCGGATCGTTCATGTCAATATGACGTTGTCGCCCATCAAGGACTGCAGCGGGAAGCCCGTCGAAGTTGCGGCGGTGATCAGGGATGTATCGGAACGGAAGCGAGCGGAAGCGGCTTTGATAGAAAGCGAGGAGCGCTACCGGCAGTTGATCCATATGTCGCCGGATGTCGTCATCGTTCACGATCAGGGCAAGGTGCTGTTCATGAATCAGGCGGGCAAAGAGGTAGAGAGGACGTTTGATGAAGATATAAGCAGCAAATGCCTCTACTCGGTGCTCGTGCCGGAGCAGCGTGAAGAAGCCGCGGAGCGCGCGCGGCGGCTGTTGAACGGGGAAAAGCTGCCTCCGGTTGAACGAAAGGTAATTAATGGGCGTGGGGAGATTATGCATTTCGAAGTCGGCTCCGCCCCGGTCGTATTCGAAGGCAAGAAGGTGATCCAAGTCGTTGCCCGGGACATTTCCGAACGGAAACGGAGCGAGGAAGCGCTGAGGCTGATCTTCGAGCAGTACCGGGTTATCGCGGAAAGTATGGACGACCTGGTCATGGTTTTCGATTCGAAAGGGGGCGTGACGTTCACGTCCACCTCGCATGAGCAGCTGTTGGGTTATTCGGCTGAATTCTTCAGCCGGCAAACGGTCAAGGATATGGTTCATCCAGAGGATAGACGGCAAGTCATAAGTGCGTTTATCGAGATGAAGCGATCCCAATCGCCGAAGCAAGTCGAATTCAGATACCGCCATCGGGCCGGCGGCTGGATCCGCTTAGCAGCGCGCGGAACTCCCATTCTGTCGATGGACGGCCAGCTCCATCGCGTCATTCTCGTGTCAAGTCATGCAGCCGAAAGAACGCGGATAGGATGAACCCGATTTCATAGCTATTCAATAGGTAAAATAACGAGAGAGCCGCTTTCCCCCGTCAGGGGGAAGCGGCTTTTTGTATATAAAAAGGGAAGGTATGGGTGCGGAGTGAGCATATTAAGTCTTACGATCTGAATTAGGTTAGAGAGGTTGACTATGATTAACGAATTAAACGCCGCTCTGGAGCGAAACGAACTGAGCATCGTTTATCAACCGCAATTGGATATCCGCACAGGCGAGATTACCGGCAACGAGGCGCTGCTCCGCTGGCAGCATGCCGAGTTTGGCAGCGTGCCTCCGGCGAAGTTCATCCCGCTTGCGGAGGCATCCGGACTCATCATTTCGATCGGAGAGTGGGTGCTCCGGACCGCATGCGCTCAAAATAAAGCTTGGCAGGACGCGGGCATGGCGCCGATGGAGGTGTCCGTTAATTTATCGCCGCTGCAGTTTATGCAGCCTGATTTTGTCGCGCTAGTACGAACCATTCTCGAGGATACCGGCCTTCCGCCGCAGTATTTGGATGTTGAGATTACCGAGGGAATGGCCATGGATATCAATCACGTATTAACGACGCTGCAGCAGCTGAAGGAGATCGGCGTACGGATCAGCATGGACGATTTCGGAAAAGGCTACAGCTCGCTCTATTATTTGAAGCGGCTGCCGCTCGACAGGTTGAAAATCGATAAATCCTTCGTCAGCGACTGCATCGCGGACGAAAACGACGCCATTCTGGTAAA
It includes:
- a CDS encoding EAL domain-containing protein, which gives rise to MINELSTALERNELSVVYQPQVDIRTGNIIGNEVLLRWQHARFGHVPPSVFIPLAEESRAIIAIGEWVLRTACEQNKAWQDAGLTPMEVSVNLSPLQFMQPDFVDSVRTILVETGLPPQYLDVEITEGMAMDINHVLTTLQQLKEIGVRISMDDFGKGYSSLYYLKRLPLDTLKIDKSFVNDCITDANDAILVKTIISMAQNLKLNVIAEGVETREQLLFLRQNLCDAVQGYLFSEPLTAEELVAQLPLIRNKMKSYGMDDGLTEKRWLEEQLRLAKQDLEDTVRKQQGMTFKFRKVNGHFVHTLCDGELLYRMGFTPAHIIGKELNAFFAGGQADLTYDNYLKAWQGEAQVTFEKEVNGYCIICTLRPIKRGGKVVEVIGNAIDITERKRMEEELRATKDQLESFFKHTSDAIAVVGKDKLMRRVNAAFTELFGWTAEQLVGQPIPIIPEPLKSEIFSLIDQAFDGQGTSNYETVRHCKDGRIVHVNMTLSPIKDCSGKPVEVAAVIRDVSERKRAEAALIESEERYRQLIHMSPDVVIVHDQGKVLFMNQAGKEVERTFDEDISSKCLYSVLVPEQREEAAERARRLLNGEKLPPVERKVINGRGEIMHFEVGSAPVVFEGKKVIQVVARDISERKRSEEALRLIFEQYRVIAESMDDLVMVFDSKGGVTFTSTSHEQLLGYSAEFFSRQTVKDMVHPEDRRQVISAFIEMKRSQSPKQVEFRYRHRAGGWIRLAARGTPILSMDGQLHRVILVSSHAAERTRIG